The genomic region AACAGTTCTTCTTTTGCTTTCATTCTCTCTTCCATCTCTCTTATATAAAGAGCTGGGTCCTTAGGATTTACGTATCTTTCAATATAATCTCTATACTCATTTAATGGTTTTACTATCTTAGTAATAGCTCCTCCACCAAGTCCCATAGTTGGCTGATTTTCCTCTATCATCTCAATATTGAAGATAGATTCACACCCTTTTTTAGCAAATCCAGTATTTTCTCCCCACTCCATAATATTTTTCTGTCTATACATGTAGTATGGGTAAAGTCCTTTTTCCTCAGTTACTCTTTTAATCTCTGCATTTATCTTTTCTCCATCAAGTTCCACTCTGTCCTGACTCTCTTTAAAAAGATTAGAAGCTCTCTTAAATGCAAGAGTATGAATAGTAAGGTTATCCAGGTCAAATTTTTCAACCTCTTTTATAGTGTCAACTATATCCTCTGTTGTCTCTCCAGGAAGTCCAACTATAAAGTCCATATTTACTATAAATCCCATATCCTTTGCTATTTTAAAATATCTGTCAAAGTTTTCTCTGTCAAATTTTCTATTTACTTTAGCAAGAGTTGCCACTTTAAATGTCTGTGGATTAAGGCTTATTCTATCCACTCCATATTTTTTAGCTATTTCCAGCTTTTTCTCAGTTAGTGAATCCTCTCTTCCTGCCTCAAATGTAAACTCTTTTACATCACTTCTATCAATATATCTATCCACAGCAGATAAAACATCTTCTAAATCTTTCTCTGTAAGTGTGCTCGGTGTTCCTCCACCCATATATATTGATGATACTTTAAATCCCTCTCTTTTTAAGAACTCTCCTGCAAGCTCAATCTCTTTTAAAAGTGTCTCAACAAAGCCATCATAATATCTTCCTACTCCTCCATTTATCTCATATGAAGCAAAAGAGCAGTACTTGCATTTAGTTGGACAAAAAGGAATTCCAATATATAGATTTATATGCTCTCTATCTAAAAATTCAAGTTCTTTTTTTACAACTTCAATCAATAGTTCTATTTTTTCATCTTTTACAAGCATGAAATCTTTAAGTATTACTCTTATCTCATCATAAGAGTACCCAAGATTTAAAAATCTTCTCACTACCTTGGTAGGACGCACTCCCATAAGTCCACCCCATGAGTAATCCTTATTAAAAAACTTAAGAAGAAGTATCTTTGTCATTGTAACTTCCTGATCTTCTATCTTACCAAGCTGATCCTTATAACTAAAAGATTTCTCTACACCATCTATCTCCATGGAAACAATGATATTTCCATCTTCTCTTTTACGTTTTATATCTACTTTGCATTCTAAAGCCTCTGGTACCATTACCCTTGCAAACTCTTCAAGGCTTCTATTATTCAATTCAAAGTCTGAATTAATTATCACTTGTTGCCTCCAATTACTCTATTAAAAATATTCTGAATTTTATTATACTATAAAATACTTTATTTTTGTGTAATTTTATAATTTTATCCATATATTTTTTTTATTATTTGTCACTAAAGATAAAATCTCTATTTTATATTATAACATTTTATCCTTGTAGTTAAAAGATTTTATTTCCCACTTCAGTATAGATATTTCTCAAATAAAAGAAGCTGAAATCAATTTCAGCTTCAATTAGTTGATATATTCCATTTTATCTATATTGCATGATAAAAAATTCAGATACTGCTTACTAGCTGCCATATGCTTATGATGATGTTTTTCATTAAAAAGTTTAAATTTTTCATCATTAAATAATAGAGCTAATGTTTCCCTGCATTCTTCCATTCTATTATGTCCATAGACTTTTCCAGTACCAATCTCAAACTCTTTAACATATCTTTCCACTTCATCTACTGCACTGATATAGTTTTGAGCTATTTTGGCACTTATATTTTCCTCATTTATCATCCAGTTATAAAATATAAATCTTTTATTCTTTTCAAGCTGTTTCTGTCTCTTCAACTGCAATTTCTCTGTGATTTTTTTAAACTCGTGCCCTGAAAATCTCCTGTAATAAATAGGAAACTCTTCAA from Fusobacterium sp. DD2 harbors:
- a CDS encoding coproporphyrinogen III oxidase, which produces MIINSDFELNNRSLEEFARVMVPEALECKVDIKRKREDGNIIVSMEIDGVEKSFSYKDQLGKIEDQEVTMTKILLLKFFNKDYSWGGLMGVRPTKVVRRFLNLGYSYDEIRVILKDFMLVKDEKIELLIEVVKKELEFLDREHINLYIGIPFCPTKCKYCSFASYEINGGVGRYYDGFVETLLKEIELAGEFLKREGFKVSSIYMGGGTPSTLTEKDLEDVLSAVDRYIDRSDVKEFTFEAGREDSLTEKKLEIAKKYGVDRISLNPQTFKVATLAKVNRKFDRENFDRYFKIAKDMGFIVNMDFIVGLPGETTEDIVDTIKEVEKFDLDNLTIHTLAFKRASNLFKESQDRVELDGEKINAEIKRVTEEKGLYPYYMYRQKNIMEWGENTGFAKKGCESIFNIEMIEENQPTMGLGGGAITKIVKPLNEYRDYIERYVNPKDPALYIREMEERMKAKEELFMKLKK